A genome region from Scomber japonicus isolate fScoJap1 chromosome 15, fScoJap1.pri, whole genome shotgun sequence includes the following:
- the gmeb1 gene encoding glucocorticoid modulatory element-binding protein 1: MATTDEVTLSMGEVVMVKADGEGDSDDPNKTQVILQLQPITTGDESAETDAAVMAVEAHPEHTEGDDVELGCPITCGDCKAMLLVKKFVCPGINVKCVKFEDQLISPKQFVHLSGKATLKDWKRAIRMGGVMLRKMMDSGQLDFYQHSTLCTNTCRSTKFDLLINNTRFPPDGSGLTTPTSSNAQVILGNGGTVGEDRGDVLSGKLDWSSTSLESADKRECNEISEDTLNFWKGIADVGLLGEVVTNISTELLELLRGVQQRRDAAALQDTDSCLVEVAVLSNLAQVFGLLDSVKKTLERRRQQTDPSQEHILSTLNNLEVQLEEQRKQQQVRALLSCPQPAKTKTPTKRQTKRPRLQRPASTTTLLSTSVNQQATLQPQQFTVLSPISLSSVGQPFTMAGVPIASLAQSSNTVTLLPTGSQLFTRYMLTGDGKTDTITLHPSSGLTLLGTAMQDSGQLGTMMSPVELVHLSQQAGGTEVVPIEGQVVDGTMLVQQEVMQGEVEASQEHTVIEINPAPVEQPVGVMELQLSGESGRDGATMMVQSGMEVTMSTEGEETQCQMQEVQTEGVQGLQLDANGQLSGVQIVVIEDNTQEENKVK, translated from the exons ATGGCGACCACTGACGAGGTCACGTTGTCCATGGGGGAGGTGGTGATGGTGAAGGCTGATGGCGAAGGTGACTCTGATGACCCCAATAAGACCCAGGTCATCCTCCAGCTCCAGCCCATCACAACCGG agATGAATCCGCTGAAACAGATGCAGCTGTCATGGCTGTCGAAGCACATCCAG aacACACTGAGGGAGATGACGTTGAACTCGGCTGTCCCATAACATGCGGCGACTGTAAAGCTATGTTGCTAGTGAAGAAATTTGTGTGCCCGGGAATCaatgtaaaatgtgtgaag TTTGAAGACCAACTGATCAGTCCAAAGCAGTTTGTGCACCTTTCTGGAAAAGCCACTCTGAAAGACTGGAAGAGAGCCATCAGGATGGGTGGAGTCATGCTAAG GAAAATGATGGATTCAGGCCAGCTCGACTTCTATCAGCACAGCACTCTGTGTACAAACACATGTCGCAGCACTAAGTTTGACCTCTTAATCAACAACACACGCTTCCCTCCGGACGGCAGCGGACTCACCACGCCCACATCCTCTAATG CTCAGGTGATTCTGGGTAACGGCGGGACAGtgggagaggacagaggagacgTTCTGAGCGGGAAGTTGGACTGGAGCTCGACCTCGCTGGAGTCTGCAGACAAAAGGGAATGTAACGAGATCTCAG AGGATACACTCAATTTCTGGAAGGGCATCGCTGACGTGGGTTTGCTGGGTGAAGTGGTGACCAACATCAGCACagagctgctggagctgctgagAGGCGTGCAGCAGCGCAGGGACGCAGCTGCCTTACAGGACACAG ATTCCTGTCTGGTAGAGGTGGCGGTGCTCAGTAACCTCGCCCAAGTGTTCGGCCTGCTCGACTCAGTGAAGAAGAccctggagaggaggaggcagcagaCCGACCCCAGCCAGGAGCACATCCTCAGCACCCTCAACA ACCTGGAGGTGCAGTTGGAAGAGCAGAGGAAGCAACAGCAGGTGCGAGCTCTTCTGTCCTGTCCGCAGCCTGCCAAAACCAAGACGCCCACCAAGCGCCAGACCAAGCGGCCTCGTCTCCAGAGGCCCgcctccaccaccaccctcctGAGCACCTCCGTCAACCAGCAGGCCACCCTGCAGCCTCAGCAGTTCACCGTTCTGTCCCCCATCTCGCTGTCCTCTGTGGGTCAACCGTTCACTATGGCGGGCGTGCCCATCGCCTCCCTGGCCCAGTCCTCCAACACCGTCACCCTGCTCCCCACGGGCTCGCAGCTCTTCACCCGCTACATGTTGACCGGAGACGGGAAAACCGACACCATCACCCTGCACCCGTCCTCGGGCCTGACGCTACTGGGCACCGCCATGCAGGACTCCGGCCAGCTGGGCACGATGATGAGCCCAGTAGAGCTGGTGCATCTGAGCCAGCAGGCCGGCGGTACAGAGGTGGTGCCCATAGAAGGCCAGGTGGTGGACGGCACCATGCTGGTGCAACAGGAGGTGATGCAGGGCGAGGTGGAGGCCAGCCAGGAGCACACAGTCATTGAGATAAACCCGGCGCCGGTGGAGCAGCCGGTTGGAGTGATGGAGCTGCAGCTGTCCGGGGAGTCGGGCAGAGACGGGGCCACCATGATGGTACAGAGCGGCATGGAGGTGACCATGTCCACAGAGGGGGAGGAGACACAGTGCCAAATGCAGGAGGTACAGACTGAAGGGGTTCAGGGGCTGCAGCTGGACGCCAACGGACAGTTGTCAGGCGTACAGATAGTGGTGATAGAAGACAATACTCAGGAAGAAAACAAGGTGAAATGA